The following are encoded in a window of Panicum virgatum strain AP13 chromosome 5N, P.virgatum_v5, whole genome shotgun sequence genomic DNA:
- the LOC120672629 gene encoding cyclin-B1-1-like isoform X1, with product MATRDRNAAAAAAPQLHHHNRGGVPALGKQKAVAAGRADAMNRRAPLGDIGNFVGVRATEGKPHEHVNRPITRSFGAQLVKSAQANAAAIKQNAAIPPARPAPRQERKVWTRPPPPEHVIEISSDSDQSNTQSESSASSVRSRKKVINTLTSVLSARSKAACGITDKPREVIEDIDKLDANNELAVVEYIEDIYTFYRTAQHESRPCDYIETQVEINSKMRAILADWIIEVHHKFELMPETLYLTMYIVDQYLSLQPVLRRELQLVGVSAMLIACKYEEIWAPEVNDFILISDSAYSREQILSMEKGILNRLEWNLTVPTSYMFLVRFLKAASSGIKTDKEMENMVFFFAELSLMQYGLVTHLPSMVAASAVYAARLTLKRAPLWTDTLKHHTGFRESELMECTKMLVSAHLTAPESKLRVVYKKYSSEKYGGVALRPPAEEICK from the exons ATGGCCACGCGcgaccgcaacgccgccgccgctgccgctccgcagCTTCACCATCACAACCGAG GTGGTGTTCCTGCTCTGGGAAAGCAGAAGGCCGTCGCGGCCGGCCGAGCTGACGCCATGAACCGGCGAGCCCCCCTGGGCGACATCGGCAACTTCGTCGGCGTCCGCGCGACCGAAGG GAAGCCGCACGAGCATGTCAACCGCCCCATCACGAGAAGCTTCGGTGCTCAACTTGTGAAGAGCGCGCAGGCGAATGCCGCCGCAATCAAG CAGAATGCGGCGATCCCACCTGCGAGGCCTGCGCCGAGGCAGGAGAGGAAGGTTTGGACCAGGCCGCCTCCTCCCGAGCATGTCATAGAGATCAGCTCCGACTCCGACCAGAGCAACACGCAGTCTGAGAGCAGCGCCAGCTCCGTCCGCTCGAGGAAGAAGGTCATTAACACCCTCACTTCTGTTCTCTCGGCTCGCTCAAAG GCTGCCTGTGGAATCACTGACAAGCCTCGAGAAGTGATTGAAGACATCGACAAGTTGGACGCCAATAATGAGCTCGCTGTCGTGGAGTATATTGAGGACATCTACACCTTCTACAGGACTGCACAG CATGAGAGCCGGCCATGTGACTACATTGAAACTCAGGTGGAGATCAACTCAAAGATGAGGGCTATCTTGGCCGATTGGATAATTGAAGTACACCACAAGTTTGAACTGATGCCCGAGACTCTCTACTTGACTATGTACATCGTCGACCAATATCTCTCGCTGCAACCAGTCCTGCGAAGGGAGCTGCAGCTTGTGGGCGTTTCAGCCATGCTGATCGCCTGCAAATACGAGGAGATTTGGGCCCCCGAG GTCAACGATTTCATCCTGATATCAGATAGTGCATACAGTAGGGAGCAGATTCTTTCAATGGAGAAGGGAATACTAAATAGGCTTGAATGGAACTTAACTGTTCCTACATCATACATGTTCCTCGTTCGCTTTCTCAAGGCGGCGTCTTCGGGCATCAAAACTGACAAAGAG ATGGAGAACATGGTCTTCTTCTTCGCGGAGTTATCACTGATGCAATACGGCTTGGTGACGCACCTGCCTTCGATGGTTGCTGCCTCTGCTGTCTATGCGGCAAGGCTCACTCTCAAGAGGGCTCCACTTTGGACTGACACGCTCAAGCATCACACAGGCTTCAGAGAGTCGGAGCTAAT GGAATGCACAAAAATGCTCGTGAGCGCACATTTGACTGCACCCGAGAGCAAGTTGAGGGTCGTCTACAAGAAGTATTCCAGCGAGAAGTATGGGGGGGTCGCACTACGTCCACCGGCAGAGGAGATCTGCAAATAA
- the LOC120672629 gene encoding cyclin-B1-1-like isoform X2, which translates to MATRDRNAAAAAAPQLHHHNRGGVPALGKQKAVAAGRADAMNRRAPLGDIGNFVGVRATEGKPHEHVNRPITRSFGAQLVKSAQANAAAIKNAAIPPARPAPRQERKVWTRPPPPEHVIEISSDSDQSNTQSESSASSVRSRKKVINTLTSVLSARSKAACGITDKPREVIEDIDKLDANNELAVVEYIEDIYTFYRTAQHESRPCDYIETQVEINSKMRAILADWIIEVHHKFELMPETLYLTMYIVDQYLSLQPVLRRELQLVGVSAMLIACKYEEIWAPEVNDFILISDSAYSREQILSMEKGILNRLEWNLTVPTSYMFLVRFLKAASSGIKTDKEMENMVFFFAELSLMQYGLVTHLPSMVAASAVYAARLTLKRAPLWTDTLKHHTGFRESELMECTKMLVSAHLTAPESKLRVVYKKYSSEKYGGVALRPPAEEICK; encoded by the exons ATGGCCACGCGcgaccgcaacgccgccgccgctgccgctccgcagCTTCACCATCACAACCGAG GTGGTGTTCCTGCTCTGGGAAAGCAGAAGGCCGTCGCGGCCGGCCGAGCTGACGCCATGAACCGGCGAGCCCCCCTGGGCGACATCGGCAACTTCGTCGGCGTCCGCGCGACCGAAGG GAAGCCGCACGAGCATGTCAACCGCCCCATCACGAGAAGCTTCGGTGCTCAACTTGTGAAGAGCGCGCAGGCGAATGCCGCCGCAATCAAG AATGCGGCGATCCCACCTGCGAGGCCTGCGCCGAGGCAGGAGAGGAAGGTTTGGACCAGGCCGCCTCCTCCCGAGCATGTCATAGAGATCAGCTCCGACTCCGACCAGAGCAACACGCAGTCTGAGAGCAGCGCCAGCTCCGTCCGCTCGAGGAAGAAGGTCATTAACACCCTCACTTCTGTTCTCTCGGCTCGCTCAAAG GCTGCCTGTGGAATCACTGACAAGCCTCGAGAAGTGATTGAAGACATCGACAAGTTGGACGCCAATAATGAGCTCGCTGTCGTGGAGTATATTGAGGACATCTACACCTTCTACAGGACTGCACAG CATGAGAGCCGGCCATGTGACTACATTGAAACTCAGGTGGAGATCAACTCAAAGATGAGGGCTATCTTGGCCGATTGGATAATTGAAGTACACCACAAGTTTGAACTGATGCCCGAGACTCTCTACTTGACTATGTACATCGTCGACCAATATCTCTCGCTGCAACCAGTCCTGCGAAGGGAGCTGCAGCTTGTGGGCGTTTCAGCCATGCTGATCGCCTGCAAATACGAGGAGATTTGGGCCCCCGAG GTCAACGATTTCATCCTGATATCAGATAGTGCATACAGTAGGGAGCAGATTCTTTCAATGGAGAAGGGAATACTAAATAGGCTTGAATGGAACTTAACTGTTCCTACATCATACATGTTCCTCGTTCGCTTTCTCAAGGCGGCGTCTTCGGGCATCAAAACTGACAAAGAG ATGGAGAACATGGTCTTCTTCTTCGCGGAGTTATCACTGATGCAATACGGCTTGGTGACGCACCTGCCTTCGATGGTTGCTGCCTCTGCTGTCTATGCGGCAAGGCTCACTCTCAAGAGGGCTCCACTTTGGACTGACACGCTCAAGCATCACACAGGCTTCAGAGAGTCGGAGCTAAT GGAATGCACAAAAATGCTCGTGAGCGCACATTTGACTGCACCCGAGAGCAAGTTGAGGGTCGTCTACAAGAAGTATTCCAGCGAGAAGTATGGGGGGGTCGCACTACGTCCACCGGCAGAGGAGATCTGCAAATAA
- the LOC120672630 gene encoding stomatal closure-related actin-binding protein 1-like: protein MLHQPSKVMDMEFELKALRTLISEKTQLCNQLKKELAMIKRLEEDSSDLFELEGSDTLGSQFCIIPRVDGAPNITNCPIQWYRVISGGTRELISGATKFTYAPEPFDVGRLLQAEIVLNSDKIIVQTDGPIENAAGLERYVDSLMRRTDIEFNVVVAHMNGKDYSSNSVHVLHIGKLRIKLRKGWSTKARESYSTTMKLCGSRGGGNAAARAVFWQARKGLSYTLAFETDRDRNAAIMIARKFASNCNVALTGPGNQFT from the exons ATGCTACACCAGCCAAGCAAG GTCATGGACATGGAGTTTGAACTTAAGGCACTGCGGACCCTCATCTCAGAGAAAACTCAGCTTTGCAATCAGCTAAAGAAAGAG CTTGCCATGATCAAGAGGCTGGAGGAGGATAGTTCCGACCTCTTTGAGCTTGAAGGTTCTGATACCCTTGGATCACAGTTTTGTATTATCCCTCGAGTTGATGGTGCTCCAAACATCACAAACTGTCCAATTCAGTGGTACCGCGTAATTTCTGGAGGCACCAGAGAGCTCATATCCG GAGCAACAAAATTTACATATGCTCCGGAACCGTTTGATGTTGGTCGATTATTGCAAGCAGAGATAGTTTTGAATTCAGATAAAATTATAGTTCAGACAGATGGTCCTATAGAGAATG CTGCAGGACTTGAACGTTATGTGGACTCACTAATGAGAAGGACAGATATTGAGTTCAAT GTGGTAGTCGCCCATATGAATgggaaggattactcatcaaaTTCTGTCCATGTACTTCACATTGGAAAGCTAAGAATAAAACTCCGAAAAGGATGGTCTACAAAAGCAAGAGAATCGTATTCTACTACGATGAAG CTATGTGGGAGCCGTGGTGGCGGTAATGCTGCAGCTAGGGCAGTTTTCTGGCAAGCCAGGAAAGGCTTGTCCTATACTCTAGCTTTCGAAACAGACAGGGACAGGAATGCTGCCATTATGATTGCTCGCAAATTTGCTTCAAATTGCAat GTCGCTCTCACTGGCCCAGGCAATCAATTCACCTGA
- the LOC120675021 gene encoding uncharacterized protein LOC120675021, with amino-acid sequence MRPAGRRLRRDRPPHYRPPRCRRHAVRRSVGAAAAIDHDNVEWAALAALGSEGRYRGPSSPRPNTAVGARCCSTPSCRSCHLEKTATSKHLVNLLTSHSAGTFFYRIVLLAFSWTVQPACKTSEDHRQGKFSFLCIPHLLCCYFLLLLLPVAPKTVQCLCPQMDRDCCNWDGPTTRLFLDLCIAEKDKFNFTNQGLTRDGWHNVQRSFKELAGARYTNKQMSNKLQALKKRYRAWKDLHNTSGPGRNKSTGGVDFDADWWDEQQTQQDAIETEDTAEATKPRGAQPPNLDKLDILF; translated from the exons atgcgcccg GCCGGTCGTCGTCTGCGGCGCGACCGGCCTCCTCACTACCGTCCTCCTCGCTGTCGTCGGCACGCGGTGCGGCGGTCcgtgggcgccgccgctgcgatTGACCACGACAACGTCGAGTGGGCTGCACTCGCTGCGCTTGGTTCCGAGGGGCGCTATAGGGGGCCGTCTTCGCCGCGACCTAATACGGCCGTGGGAGCTCGTTGCTGCAGTACCCCCTCGTGCAG GTCGTGCCATTTGGAGAAGACAGCCACGTCAAAACATCTTGTGAACTTGCTCACCAGTCACAGCGCTGGCACCTTCTTCTACAGGATCGTGCTCCTTGCCTTCAGCTGGACAGTACAACCTGCGTGCAAAACGAGTGAAGACCACAGGCAAGGCAAGTTTTCGTTCCTTTGCATTCCACATCTCTTATGTTGTTATTTTCTGCTGCTTCTCCTGCCCGTTGCACCCAAAACTGTACAATGCCTTTGTCCACAGATGGATCGAGACTGTTGTAATTGGGACGGCCCAACTACCCGATTGTTCCTTGACCTCTGTATTGCTGAGAAGGATAAATTCAACTTCACTAATCAGGGGTTAACTAGGGACGGGTGGCATAACGTGCAACGCAGTTTCAAAGAACTTGCAGGCGCTCGATATACAAACAAGCAGATGAGCAACAAACTGCAGGCTTTGAAAAAAAGATACCGGGCCTGGAAGGATCTGCACAACACCAGTGGCCCAGGGCGTAACAAGAGTACAGGTGGTGTTGATTTCGATGCCGATTGGTGGGATGAGCAACAAACCCAGCAGGATGCCATAGAGACGGAG GATACCGCAGAGGCTACTAAACCGCGTGGTGCACAACCTCCTAACCTTGACAAACTGGATATTCTGTTCTGA